From Echinicola jeungdonensis, the proteins below share one genomic window:
- a CDS encoding glycosyltransferase, which produces MRLLYLVNSLTALGGISNITNKKIEWLILNKDYEICVVVKKHHSDYEERFDGRLKIFNMNRTYQDLPFYEKILYGISFIKYIKDVFKKFRPDLCISLLSSVDFFILPLIGNKIPKILEIHASSVEIIQKSFPFKKLFYKLYNKIVVLNDLEKFEYGLSNIEVIPNFIFLNELNSDDLTKRKIIISGGRNEKLKQFDHQIYAWNRIYSDFKDWEYHLYIQGSNQDLNFYRNLIHPECTSLKIFPATNEFKKKLLESSIMVLTSKSESFSIMILEGFDTYNAVISYKTFSGPLTLIENGKGILVEMNDITQLAQSIAQVIENEDLRRKLITNAKEKVGLYSPNSIMEKWIGLFTQVINENN; this is translated from the coding sequence AGATTTGTGTAGTAGTTAAAAAACATCATTCTGATTATGAGGAAAGATTTGATGGTAGGTTGAAGATTTTTAATATGAATAGAACCTATCAGGATTTGCCTTTTTATGAAAAGATTTTGTATGGAATATCATTTATAAAATACATAAAGGATGTTTTTAAAAAATTTAGACCTGATTTATGTATCAGTTTACTTTCTAGTGTTGATTTTTTTATACTTCCATTAATTGGAAATAAAATTCCCAAAATTTTAGAAATTCATGCTTCTTCCGTTGAAATAATCCAAAAATCATTCCCTTTTAAAAAGCTATTTTATAAACTTTACAATAAAATTGTAGTCTTAAATGATTTAGAGAAGTTTGAGTATGGATTAAGTAACATTGAAGTTATACCAAATTTTATTTTCCTCAATGAACTTAATTCCGATGATTTAACAAAAAGGAAAATTATAATTTCGGGAGGAAGGAATGAAAAATTAAAACAATTTGACCATCAGATATACGCTTGGAATAGAATCTATTCGGACTTTAAGGATTGGGAATATCACCTTTATATTCAAGGAAGTAACCAAGATCTTAATTTTTACAGAAACTTAATTCATCCTGAGTGTACGTCTTTAAAAATTTTTCCTGCCACGAATGAATTTAAAAAGAAATTATTAGAATCCTCCATCATGGTCCTTACTTCCAAATCTGAAAGCTTTTCTATCATGATTTTGGAAGGTTTTGACACTTACAATGCTGTAATTTCTTACAAAACATTTTCAGGTCCACTGACATTAATTGAGAATGGAAAAGGTATACTTGTCGAAATGAATGATATAACGCAACTGGCACAAAGCATAGCCCAAGTGATAGAAAATGAGGATTTGAGGAGAAAATTAATTACCAATGCTAAAGAAAAAGTAGGGCTGTATTCACCTAACTCCATTATGGAAAAGTGGATAGGTCTTTTTACTCAAGTTATTAATGAAAATAATTAG